Genomic segment of Gloeocapsa sp. PCC 7428:
CTTAAGTGATACTAAATTTAGACCTGCAACCGATGATTGGAAAATACATTCCTCGCCTTTCGCTTTGGCTATAGGTGTTGTACTTGGCAAAAACGAGATAACACCGAAGGTGACTAAAGTAGGCAAGGCGATCGCACTACCGCACCGCACTATTGACAAAAATCCAAACGGATGCTTTTGAAACATTATGCCATCCAATAAGAATATTAAGTGTAAAAGTAACTCGGTCGAGTTTTACAACTAAAAATCGATGTGTTATGGCAAGTAGATTTACTTATGGATTGTAAAACTTTAGACAGAAAAATCACTCAGTATTTACTTTAATGCAAGTCAACGCTGGCGAATGCAAATAATTGTATAGACGAGTACAATTTACTGTGGTGGTTGCGGTAGAGAAGACGTTTGACGCTTTGTGTAGCTTGCGACTAACTGAGCTACTTCGGGGTTATACAGTCGTAAATAGTTCCAATAGTTACCAAATACCTGTCGAACGTAGCCTCTAGTTTCTTCAAAAGGAATCGCTTCGACAAATTCATCAGGATCTCTGGTGTTGAGCGTTCTCAACCATCGGGAAACATTTCCTGGACCTGCATTGTAACTGGCGATCGCCAGCATCGAATTATTATCGTACTGTTCGTGCGTGTGATCCAAGTACCACGTACCCAAGCGCATATTATCTTGAGGATTCTCTTTGTTATACTCCTTCAAGTCAATCTTCTGCGCGATCCATTCTCCCGTACTCGGCATCACTTGCATTAGCCCCACAGCGCCCGCAACCGAACGAATTTTTGGTTCAAAGCGCGACTCTTGGCGAATGAGTGCTGTTACCAAAAAAGGATTGAGTTGACGCTTTTGCGACCAAGTCGTAATTTCCTCAAAGAAGGGAAATGGATAACGCGCTTGCCAATACGTTAACTCTTGTCGCAGTGCTTGATACTCAGTTTGATCTTGAGGAGATTCGCGGTCTTCTAGCGTTGAAACTAAATTAATGCCTTTCAAATGCTGCCCGATCGCCGTTCGTAGCAATCCATCAGTAAACTGTTCGGCTACAGTCGGTTGATGATAATTTTGAAATTCTGCGCGCCACAGCGCCCAGGCATCGGTATCTTGTCCTAATTGATAGAGTTCTTTTAACGTATCTGATCCTGCGGGTAAAACTGCGCGTTGTGGAGGTGTAATCTCAAAATTGAGTTGGCGGACAGTGTTAAAGTTACCAACATCTAGCCCTAGCATCGTTGCCGATCGCCAAGCATAATACGATTGCGGAAATTGACTTAAGACATATTCAAATGCCGCTTTCGCTTCTTGTTGTCTTTCTAGTTGCTGCGCCCATTTACCAACCCAAAATCCAGCGCGAGGAGCCAAAATATTTTTCGGATTACTTGTAGGAATTGGCTGCGCCCATTGCCATGCTCCTCGGTAGTCTTTATTCGCAGCCTTTTGGAGTGCCATTCTCCAGCGGTACTCAACCGCAGCATCAGAATCACCGTACTTGTTTAATAGCAATTGTCGCGTTTGCGCAGCAGATGTTTTATTTCCCAAGTTATCGAGAATTGCTGCTTTTTGCGCTAAGGCTTCGCCGGCGTGTTGAGGAAATTGGTTGACAACCTGATCGAGGTATGATATTTTCTGGTTATTATCTTGGGTAATTTGTGCCAAGTTTAGCAACGCTGTACCGCTTTCAGATGCAGTGGAAAACTCGCGGATAAGTTGTTGATAAGCAGCGATCGCTTCAGGACGTTTATTACTTAATTGCAGACTTCGACCAATGCGATAGACGTTTAACGCTGTACGTGGTGCTTGTTGATAAGCTGTTGCAGCTTTTGAGTAAACTTGGTTTTCCCAGTAGGCGATCGCGATCGCTTCCCAATCTTGCGGCTGTAATTGTTCTGAATAGTTACTAACAAGTCGATCTAATACTGCAACAACGCCTGGCTGTTCATAACCATATCTCGCAAGCAGTAGGATCAACTGTGGTTGATTCGGATTTTGTTGTAGTAACAAGCGGGCGATTTCTAGCGTGCGGGGATGCGAAGGAAACTGCGCGATCGCCCGCAGCCAATACTGCGGTGTTGTTTTTCCTAATGCATACAATGCTTCAACGGCAACCGGATGCGAAGGATATCGTTCCAGTAATTCTTGATACGTTGCTTGTGCGTTCGTGGTATCACCCAAAATTTCGTAAGCTTGGGCGCGTTTGGCGAGAATTGGTGCAGCGAGTACAGGGTAACTTTGGTCTAAACCCTCGAGAAGTTGTAGCGCTTGTTCGGCTTGCTGAATTTGCAGATAGTCATTTGCTAACACATAGCGGGCGCGATCGCGATCTGGCGAGGGGGGTAACTGGGCGATCGCACTGAGTTGTACCATTCGCGCTGTAGGCGACAGCGGTACTAATGGCAGAACCGACGATTTTGGATGATCGATCGCGTGCAATGAGTTGTCTTGTGGTGACTGCAACCAATCGTTATTTGTGGCTATCACTGCTACCCCAACCAGCACAGCACATAATCCTGCACCCGCAGCTAAGGGGACTCGATTTTTCCATCGTTCTAACATAATGGTTTCTAGAAGTCACGCCTGATTTCCAGAAACTGTAACATTACTCCTTGCTAACTGACAGCTGCTTTTGCAGTTAATTTTAAGGTAAAAACCGATCCAAAGCCGCTTTCAACTCTGCCATTTCTACTTCGATGTTTCCTTCTTGGGCGGCTCTTGTGATACACTCACTTAGGTGCGCGTCTAAAATCATGCGGGCAACTCGATCTAAGGCACCGCGTACCGCAGCAATTTGGACGAGGACTTCTGGACACGGGCGGCTTTCCTGTACCATAGTTTTCACACCGCGAATATGTCCTTCAATGCGCGATAAGCGATTGACAATGCTTCTAAGTGATTCCTCACTGTGGACATGAGGATGCGTTGACGAATCCCCAAAGCGATCGCCCACGTTGGAAGTATCGTGGCTGTGGGAATGTTCCTCCCTAGCGACAGGCAATTTATCTTCTGCTAATTGATGAGAACGATTCATAAGCGATCAACGCACATGAGGATAGATATAGATCCTAGCTTATCGTTGAGCAATTGCTAAAAATACCTATTGGAAATTTTAGATTTTAGGTTAGTGAATTGAAAAATGATTGCTGTTGTGTATCTAGGTAATTAGGTAATAGGTAATGGGTAATGGGTAATTGGGAATAGAGTTAGTACTAAGTTGCATTAAGGATGGTTTAAAGTTATAGATAGTCAGATAGCTTTATAACAATTACCACGTAATACTGCAATAGATTACTGCATTAATTCAATTTCTCGATTGGCAGTAGCTTGAGCTTTTTGCATGGCAATTTTGAGTGGTTGTTCGCCTAACATTGCACTAATAAATTGATTATTAAAATTATTCATAATCGTTGGTAAATTTTTACCAGCCTGCCATACCGTAGCATATTCTGCACCTGCAATAAACGGTGCGTACAGAGGTTTTTGATCGTAACCAAGCTTTTGCGTGACAGATTTGCGCGTTGGTAACGCAACCCCTGTACGCGTCCATAGCGTCATTCCTTCTTTTCCAGTTAAGTAAGAAATCAATTGCCATGCTTCCGGTTTATGCTGTGACTTCTTATTCATAACATAAGCAACAGTATACGCCATAGTGCCTTTTTTTCCGGCAATTGTTGGGACTTCGGCTGTTGCATATTCAAGCGCTGGAAACGTATCCTCTAAATAAGGAATCAACCACGGTCCTTCAATCACCATTGCGGCTTTACCTTGACCAAAGATTTCGCCACCTGACGTTGTTCCAGCATCAGAAGGTTGAGCCGACGATCGCTCTTGACGATATTGATCGATGATTAATTGTAAACCTTGCAGACTTTCTGGTGAAGCAAACGTAGCTTGTTCTAGTGTATTAATTAACTCACCACCAAAAGCTTTAATGACAAAGTACAGTCGCGCAAGTTCTGGAATAATTCCAAACCCGTAACGGTCAATTCTGCTATCATTATTGCGGTCAACAGTAAGTTTTTTAGCGTATTCTCTTAATTGTTCCCAAGTTTGCGGTGGTTGCGACAAATCAGCTTCAGCAAAGGCTTGTTTATTGTAAAACAAAACAAGCGTGGAAAAATCTTTAGGAAAACCATAAGTTTTGCCATTTTGTTGAAAAGCCGCAAGCAGTGAAGGTTGAAAATCTGCGATATCAAATTCCGGCGTGACGTAATCATCTAGTGGTTCTAAAACCCCAGGTTCAATCATTCCTGGTGCTTCAAAAGCATCAAGATAAAAAACATCTGCTGCGGTATCGCCAATCAAACGAGTTTTCAATACATCCATATACTGGTCAGCGATCGCATCGTATTTAACCTTAATTTTCGGATGCATCGCTTCAAACTCATTTAATACTTGTTGGAGAAGTTGTTTTTCCTGCAAATTACTCCATCCACTAAGTGTTACAGTCACAACATCACTATTACCTTGCCTGGCAATACACCCAGTAGATATAATAATTCCGAATAAAAAAAGAAGAACAAAAGACCGAAACCTTTTCAACATGAAGCGATTTTAACTTTAAATAATAGTATATTTTTATATTTCAAATTCTTTTGAAACCTTTTTGGTTGTGCCATTTTTAGTTTGTTTCAAAAATAATTAAATCTCTCTACAGTTACCATGTTAAATTTTAACCCTCAACAAAATGATGCAGCCAGCCAAAAACGTATTTAAAAAGTTACATCAAATAGTAGTGATTATACTTATTGTGTCAGCAATATCAATATCAGGATGTCAAACACTACCAAACAATCAACAATCCAACGTAACTAAAATAACATTCTGGCATGGTGTCAATCCGCCATCAAATCGAGACGTATTACAAAAATTAATCGATCAATTTAATCAAGAGCATCAAGACATTCAAGTAGAATCACTTTACATAGGACAAGCTGAACAGCAACTACCCAAAATTTTGGCAGCAGTTGTCGGCAATGCACCACCAGATTTATTATGGTTCAACGCAACATTAACCGGTCAACTTGTAGAACTTGATGCAATTCGCCCCCTCGAAAACTGGTTAACAGCATCCCCTGTCAAAAATCAACTTGATCCAGCGTTATTTGAATCGATGGAGTATCAAGGACACATTTGGTCAGTTCCTTTTGGTACAAATAATTCAGGAGTATTTTATCGTCCAAGTTTATTTCAAGCTGCGGGAATTACAAAACTACCCGAAACTTGGGAAGAATTGCGCCGAGTTGCGCGTCAGTTAACGCGCGATACCGATGGTGACAAGCGCATTGATCAACACGGGATATTTTTACCATTAGGTAAAGGCGAATTTGCCGTGTTTTTGTGGCTACCGTTTATGTGGAGTGCGGGTGGCGAGTTAGTCGCGGATACGCAACAAGCCGCAGCCGTCGATTTAGCTAACAATTCTGGCGCGATCGCCGCGTTACAATTCTGGCAAAATCTAATCGCAGATGGTTCCGCTGTGTTGTCGTTACCCGAACGTGGTTTTGAAACGGATGATTTTCTGGCGGGTAAAGTCGCTATGCAACTTACAGGACCTTGGACTTTAGGACAACTAAAAAGTACTGGCGTTGATTTTGGCGTGTTTCCGATTCCAGCAGACAAGCGCCGCGCTACCGGAATTGGTGGTGAAAACTTATTCGTATTCAAATCCACACCCCAACGCGAACAAGCTGCACTAAAATTTACCGAGTTTGTCTTAAGCGAACAGTTTCAAACGCAATGGGCGATCGGCACAGGTTACTTACCCGTCAACCTCAAAGCGCGAGAAAACGAGCAATACAAAGCGTTTGCTAAAGAACTACCAGCAGTGCAAGTCTTCTTAGATCAAGCACAATATGGGCGATCGCGTCCGATTTTTCCAGGGTACAGCCGCGTATCAGAAAACATCGGTCGAGCGTTAGAAGCCGTGTTATTACGTAAGAGTTCACCTGCTGAGGCACTAAAAGCAGCCCAGCAGCGATTAAACTTAATTTTTCAGTAATTTTGTTTACAGTTTAGCCGCATACAAAGCCGCACCAATTAATCCTACTTGCGGATTTAAAACAATATTGACTGGTACATCTTCTAAAATCGAGCGCATTCGTCCTTTACTAGAAAAAGCACGAAGAAAATTACCTTCTTGAATGAGTGGTAAAATTTTAGGCGCAATTCCGCCTGCAATATAAAGTCCATTGTACGGTAAAAGCTTCAAAGCAAGATTCCCTGCTTCTGCGCCATAGGCTTCGACAAACATTCGTAACGTTTGTTCGCTGAGGCGATCGCGCCCTTCTAATGCAGCCGTTGAAATCGCTGCTGCTGGATCGACGCTTCTTTCACTTCCTGCTTGTTTTTCCCAAATATTCACAATTTCAGCAATTTCAGGTGATTCCGTTGCATACGAGCGATCGCGCAAAAACTGATAAATTGCAATAATCCCTAAACCTGAAACAACCCTTTCAACTGAAACTCTTTGAATATCGTGTTTATCCAGCAGATACTTTAGCAGTAAAAATTCTAACTCAGAACGCGGTGCAAAATCGGCGTGTCCGCCTTCTGACGCGAATACATCAAACTCTTCTCCTTTTTTAATCAAAAATCCTTGTCCTAATCCAGTTCCCGCGCCGATAACTGCAACTGGGGCTAATGGTTGCGGTTTACCCGCTTGCAGCGTATATAAATCTTCTTCCTTCAACCCCAAAACGCCGTAGCTAACTGCGGCAAAATCATTAATGAGGGAAATAGGCGCGATTTTTAATTCTTGTTCTAAACGTTGCGAATCAAGAAACCACGCTAGATTTGTCAGTTTTACCGTATTATTGACAACCGGACCTGCGATCGCAAAACACGCTTTTTGTGGCGTTGTGTCTTTACCTGTTTTCTCGGCTGCGGTGGCGAGAAACTGCCGGACAATTGGTACTAAATCTGGATAATTGCGGCTACTGTAGCGTTCTTCATACAGCGTTTGGATCTCGCCTATTTCTGGCTGCTGCACTAAGCGCAAAATCGTTTTAGTTCCCCCAATATCACCCGCTAATAGCAACGTCATAAATACCCTCCACTGACTCCTAATAAACCGCAAGGGATTCTAGAGTAGCCCAAAAAAGTTTATCTTACCCCTTACCGTCGTGCAGGCAAAATGCCTGACTTCACTATTCACTAGTTCACCCCTAATTAAACCGAATAACTTCTTCAACTTCACTCAAGTGAGACGTATCTCCTGTTAACTCTAGTAACCAGTCTGGTTCTTGACGCACAACTTTAACTAAGCAGCACAAAGACGCTTTGACTTGATCTTTAGCACTTGCACCGACAAGCCCGACCGCACCACCCAAGACGGATGCACCATGTCCTACTAAGAGAATATCTTCTGAGAAAAACTCATCGGCTAGCAGCGTTGCCGTTTTACCCGCACGGACTAACATTTCGGCGTGAGTTTCAGGGTATTGTGGGACAACGCGCGAAGTGTAGCTAGAATCAATTCGCGGGTAAAGTTCTGTTAATGCTTCAATTGACAGTTTCTCTGGCATTTCTGGAAACCAAGCCGGATTTAACCACTCACTCAAGCCCGCCTCTAATTTGATTGGTAAATCTAAAGCTTCAGCGATTTGGTTTGCTGTTTGCACTGTGCGCAAAAACGGAGAAGCAAAAATATGCGTGATGTTTTCCGCTTTCAAACGTTGTCCTAGTTGATAAGCTTGTACCACTCCATCATCCGAAAGCGGCGGATCGAAGCGTCTTTCGGCAGTATTGAACCATTCGGGATTAACAAAGTCAATGCGGTTTCCATGTCGCGCGATCCAGACGATTTGACTCATGCAACAAAATCTCTCATATGC
This window contains:
- a CDS encoding ABC transporter substrate-binding protein; the encoded protein is MTVTLSGWSNLQEKQLLQQVLNEFEAMHPKIKVKYDAIADQYMDVLKTRLIGDTAADVFYLDAFEAPGMIEPGVLEPLDDYVTPEFDIADFQPSLLAAFQQNGKTYGFPKDFSTLVLFYNKQAFAEADLSQPPQTWEQLREYAKKLTVDRNNDSRIDRYGFGIIPELARLYFVIKAFGGELINTLEQATFASPESLQGLQLIIDQYRQERSSAQPSDAGTTSGGEIFGQGKAAMVIEGPWLIPYLEDTFPALEYATAEVPTIAGKKGTMAYTVAYVMNKKSQHKPEAWQLISYLTGKEGMTLWTRTGVALPTRKSVTQKLGYDQKPLYAPFIAGAEYATVWQAGKNLPTIMNNFNNQFISAMLGEQPLKIAMQKAQATANREIELMQ
- a CDS encoding histidine phosphatase family protein, whose protein sequence is MSQIVWIARHGNRIDFVNPEWFNTAERRFDPPLSDDGVVQAYQLGQRLKAENITHIFASPFLRTVQTANQIAEALDLPIKLEAGLSEWLNPAWFPEMPEKLSIEALTELYPRIDSSYTSRVVPQYPETHAEMLVRAGKTATLLADEFFSEDILLVGHGASVLGGAVGLVGASAKDQVKASLCCLVKVVRQEPDWLLELTGDTSHLSEVEEVIRFN
- a CDS encoding glucokinase, which gives rise to MTLLLAGDIGGTKTILRLVQQPEIGEIQTLYEERYSSRNYPDLVPIVRQFLATAAEKTGKDTTPQKACFAIAGPVVNNTVKLTNLAWFLDSQRLEQELKIAPISLINDFAAVSYGVLGLKEEDLYTLQAGKPQPLAPVAVIGAGTGLGQGFLIKKGEEFDVFASEGGHADFAPRSELEFLLLKYLLDKHDIQRVSVERVVSGLGIIAIYQFLRDRSYATESPEIAEIVNIWEKQAGSERSVDPAAAISTAALEGRDRLSEQTLRMFVEAYGAEAGNLALKLLPYNGLYIAGGIAPKILPLIQEGNFLRAFSSKGRMRSILEDVPVNIVLNPQVGLIGAALYAAKL
- a CDS encoding metal-sensitive transcriptional regulator; the protein is MNRSHQLAEDKLPVAREEHSHSHDTSNVGDRFGDSSTHPHVHSEESLRSIVNRLSRIEGHIRGVKTMVQESRPCPEVLVQIAAVRGALDRVARMILDAHLSECITRAAQEGNIEVEMAELKAALDRFLP
- a CDS encoding transglycosylase SLT domain-containing protein: MLERWKNRVPLAAGAGLCAVLVGVAVIATNNDWLQSPQDNSLHAIDHPKSSVLPLVPLSPTARMVQLSAIAQLPPSPDRDRARYVLANDYLQIQQAEQALQLLEGLDQSYPVLAAPILAKRAQAYEILGDTTNAQATYQELLERYPSHPVAVEALYALGKTTPQYWLRAIAQFPSHPRTLEIARLLLQQNPNQPQLILLLARYGYEQPGVVAVLDRLVSNYSEQLQPQDWEAIAIAYWENQVYSKAATAYQQAPRTALNVYRIGRSLQLSNKRPEAIAAYQQLIREFSTASESGTALLNLAQITQDNNQKISYLDQVVNQFPQHAGEALAQKAAILDNLGNKTSAAQTRQLLLNKYGDSDAAVEYRWRMALQKAANKDYRGAWQWAQPIPTSNPKNILAPRAGFWVGKWAQQLERQQEAKAAFEYVLSQFPQSYYAWRSATMLGLDVGNFNTVRQLNFEITPPQRAVLPAGSDTLKELYQLGQDTDAWALWRAEFQNYHQPTVAEQFTDGLLRTAIGQHLKGINLVSTLEDRESPQDQTEYQALRQELTYWQARYPFPFFEEITTWSQKRQLNPFLVTALIRQESRFEPKIRSVAGAVGLMQVMPSTGEWIAQKIDLKEYNKENPQDNMRLGTWYLDHTHEQYDNNSMLAIASYNAGPGNVSRWLRTLNTRDPDEFVEAIPFEETRGYVRQVFGNYWNYLRLYNPEVAQLVASYTKRQTSSLPQPPQ
- a CDS encoding ABC transporter substrate-binding protein, which gives rise to MSAISISGCQTLPNNQQSNVTKITFWHGVNPPSNRDVLQKLIDQFNQEHQDIQVESLYIGQAEQQLPKILAAVVGNAPPDLLWFNATLTGQLVELDAIRPLENWLTASPVKNQLDPALFESMEYQGHIWSVPFGTNNSGVFYRPSLFQAAGITKLPETWEELRRVARQLTRDTDGDKRIDQHGIFLPLGKGEFAVFLWLPFMWSAGGELVADTQQAAAVDLANNSGAIAALQFWQNLIADGSAVLSLPERGFETDDFLAGKVAMQLTGPWTLGQLKSTGVDFGVFPIPADKRRATGIGGENLFVFKSTPQREQAALKFTEFVLSEQFQTQWAIGTGYLPVNLKARENEQYKAFAKELPAVQVFLDQAQYGRSRPIFPGYSRVSENIGRALEAVLLRKSSPAEALKAAQQRLNLIFQ